A window of the Brassica napus cultivar Da-Ae chromosome C5, Da-Ae, whole genome shotgun sequence genome harbors these coding sequences:
- the LOC106401145 gene encoding putative clathrin assembly protein At1g14910, producing MGTLQSFRRAYGALKDTTKVGLVRVNSDYADIEVAIVKATNHVECPPKDRHLTKIFIATSATRPRADVAYCIHTLSRRLHKTRNWTVALKALVVLHRLVREGDPTFREELLNFSRKGRFLQLSNFKDDSSTAAWDCSVWVRAYALFLEERLQCFRVLKYDIEAERLPKVSPGQEKGYSKTRDLDGEQLLEQLPALQQLLHRLMGCKPEGAAKHNHIIQYALALVLKESFKVYCAINEGIINLVEKFFEMPRHDAIKALDIYKRAGSQAGNLSHFYEVCKGLEIARNFQFPVLREPPQSFLATMEEYMRDAPQMVDVSDGPLLLTYRPDDELTDEPAHEEHEPSLPSDSTVIPSEETQPPASAETPQNLIDTDDLLGLNNDAPDPLEILDQNALALALVSTDVESSFFDLGQARDSDPSGWELALVTTPSSDISATTERQLAGGLDTLTLNSLYDDVAYRAAQQPAYGAPAPNPFEVQDPFAFSNSVSAPSAESNPFGPYQPAYQQQQQQELQVAPGAANPFGDFEDFPVVAVSEPQKTTGFGQFPEPQMTTGFGGNPVFAVSEPQMTTGFGQFPVAAVSEPQVTTGFEEFPVVNVSQPQMTTGFGELPVAAASEPQMTAGFGEFPVFAVSEPQMTTGFREFPVATVSEPQMMTSGFGEFPAFAVSEPQKTSGFGDFPVAAVSEPQMMTSGFGEFPAFAVSEPQMTSGPVVPVSEEQKNSGLGEFSVITASEPQKTTGFGEFPANAAGGHQQYNSSNPFGGM from the exons TCAGCAACTCGGCCTCGAGCAGATGTTGCTTACTGCATTCACACTCTCTCTCGTCGATTGCACAAAACCAGAAACTGGACG GTTGCGTTAAAAGCATTGGTTGTTCTACACCGGCTTGTAAGGGAGGGCGATCCCACGTTTAGAGAAGAGTTATTGAACTTTTCCAGGAAAGGACGCTTCTTGCAGCTTTCTAATTTCAAGGATGACTCATCCACAGCGG CATGGGATTGTTCGGTCTGGGTACGCGCTTATGCTTTGTTTCTTGAGGAACGGCTTCAATGCTTCAGAGTTTTGAAATATGATATCGAGGCTGAACGTCTTCCAAAAGTTTCCCCGGGGCAGGAGAAg GGGTATAGCAAAACAAGGGATTTAGATGGTGAACAACTCTTGGAACAGTTGCCTGCTTTACAGCAGCTTCTGCATCGGCTCATGGGTTGTAAG ccagAAGGTGCTGCAAAGCACAATCATATCATACAGTATGCACTCGCTTTG GTATTGAAGGAGAGCTTTAAAGTGTATTGTGCCATCAACGAAGGTATTATCAATCTAGTAGAAAAG TTCTTTGAAATGCCAAGACATGATGCCATCAAGGCCCTTGATATATACAAGCGCGCGGGTTCGCAG GCTGGCAACCTTTCTCATTTCTACGAAGTATGCAAGGGATTAGAAATTGCTAGGAATTTCCAGTTTCCTGTTTTAAGAGAG CCTCCACAATCTTTTCTTGCAACTATGGAGGAGTATATGAGAGACGCACCTCAAATGGTTGACGTCTCAGATGGGCCACTG CTTCTGACGTATAGGCCGGATGATGAACTTACTGATGAACCTGCGCATGAAGAACATGAACCATCATTGCCTTCAGATAGTACTGTTATTCCCTCTGAGGAGACCCAACCTCCTGCTTCAGCAGAAACTCCACAGAATTTAATTGATACAGATGATCTATTG GGTCTAAACAACGATGCACCTGATCCATTAGAAATCCTGGATCAAAATGCGCTTGCTTTGGCGTTAGTTTCTACTGATG TTGAGTCTTCGTTCTTTGATTTGGGTCAAGCAAGAGATTCGGATCCGTCAGGATGGGAGCTTGCCTTGGTTACAACACCTAGCAGTGATATATCCGCAACCACAGAGAGGCAATTG GCGGGTGGCTTAGACACGCTCACCCTGAACAGCCTATATGACGATGTAGCCTACAGAGCAGCCCAACAGCCTGCTTACGGGGCGCCAGCTCCCAATCCTTTTGAGGTTCAAGACCCGTTTGCATTTTCCAACAGCGTTTCGGCCCCTTCAGCTGAAAGCAACCCATTCGGCCCCTACCAGCCAGCCTAtcagcaacaacagcagcaAGAGCTTCAGGTTGCACCAGGCGCTGCAAATCCTTTTGGTGACTTTGAAGATTTTCCAGTAGTTGCGGTTTCAGAACCGCAAAAGACCACCGGTTTTGGGCAATTTCCAGAACCACAGATGACCACCGGTTTTGGGGGAAATCCAGTATTCGCTGTTTCAGAACCACAAATGACCACCGGTTTTGGGCAATTTCCGGTAGCTGCGGTTTCAGAACCACAAGTGACCACCGGTTTCGAGGAATTTCCAGTAGTCAATGTTTCACAACCACAAATGACCACCGGTTTTGGGGAACTTCCAGTAGCCGCGGCTTCAGAACCACAAATGACCGCCGGTTTTGGGGAATTTCCGGTATTCGCTGTTTCAGAACCACAAATGACCACCGGTTTTAGGGAATTTCCAGTAGCAACGGTTTCAGAACCGCAGATGATGACATCCGGTTTTGGCGAATTTCCAGCATTCGCTGTTTCAGAACCGCAAAAGACATCTGGTTTTGGGGATTTCCCAGTAGCTGCGGTTTCAGAACCGCAAATGATGACATCCGGTTTTGGGGAATTTCCAGCATTCGCGGTATCAGAACCGCAAATGACATCCGGTCCAGTAGTCCCAGTTTCAGAAGAGCAAAAGAACTCCGGTTTGGGGGAATTCTCAGTAATCACGGCTTCAGAGCCGCAAAAGACCACTGGTTTTGGGGAATTTCCAGCTAATGCAGCAGGTGGTCATCAGCAATATAACAGCAGCAACCCTTTTGGTGGCATGTGA